TGGTTCTGGGACCTCGTCAATAACTCCTTCTTGCGAGACACAATGATGAAACTGGTGCTCACAGGTAGGCAGTCAATTGCCATTTAACACTGTAGGAGGGAAATAAGCTtcaaaaaagaccaaaaaacagGATAAATCAAGATGACCTACTTCACAACATAATATCTGATGTCATGATttctatatatacacagtataggTATCTGTACTGACCTATTGTCAAGAGTTTTGGTCATATCCATCTCGATGGGTACTTTAGACAAGGTATGGTGGGGTATGTGGTAATATTTGTGTTACATAAGAAGCAGGGTTTCGTAAGGAAACAAATCATACCTATCATTTGTCATACCTACAGATACAAAAACAGACCTCTGATGGAGTTTTTCTCATTTGAAATGCAGCTGTTCTGATGTTTTCAAAGTTTATTATCTGTTTATGCAAGATAACCACATTTCAATCAAGTCGAAATGCTGGataaaaacttattttatgaACACAATTGGTTAGGTGTCATGAAATGGCTTTAGATTCATGTAGTACTGAAAGgatcagtcaattaattgattagttgattatcaattaacttttttatgtcatttatcaagcaaaaattcaAAAGATTTGCTGGTGTCAGCTACTACAATGGGAGGATTTTctgcttgtctgtgttttgtattctagtaaattgaatgtctttggggtttggactgttggttggacaaaacggATATTGTGataggcattttttttttttacacttttctgaGATTTGATAGACaatgattaaacaattaatgtaataataaaaataacaaatagattaatcgataatgaaaattattgtAAACTTAAGTCTATAGCCATGTGACAATTTAGAATGGCACTGTAATATAacataacatacatacataattactccaaatgttttttcagtttcattacATCTATTTGAGGTACAAATTTCTTAACTCTTGGAAGGCATGGATGGATACTATAGTATTTATATATCTTATATTCCACACTTATgaaaattaatatattacatttattcactCAATTTCGACAGAGGTATGCAGTTAATACGTTGCTGTACTGTGATTTTATCATTCAAAAGCCAGAACCAACTTTATTCCAAGCCTTCCGACCTACAACACCAAGTATGGATATCTGAACTGGGAATCATACTACAACCTCACTTATTACACCAGGATCCTGCCTCCTGTACCTGAAGACTGTCCTTTGCCCATGGGAACTAAAGGTTGAAATTGGACCTACACACAACTACATACAGACAAGTATACCCTCTATATTGTAGGTCAGTGATTCCCAATCAGGGGTACTTACCCCGGGGGTACTTCTACATTTGCCAGGACCTACGTAGATagattgtggagtagctcaactattttcaaaacatagaaattacattttgatttaaaaatatatttgagtctgctgtaacacctgaacactaCATGTTGCAATTGAGAGTGCATTAAAATCAAGTAGCAAGTGAAGAGAGTCTAAACAGTTTGCTAAAAGTAAttgataaatggttgaaatagatAGCTACAGGTAACGAATTAACAATTCAAATTGTTAGATAAAACGGTTCAGATAGCTAAACAGttaaacatgttagcaagctTAATATTGGATAAATTGTGGAAAAGATATAATGTATGTAGTGGATAAAGGGTTAAATAGCtaaaaaataatggataaatggttgaaatagtcaGCTAAAAGTAAATTGTTGAAatagatagctaaaagtaattgaTAAAAGTTGAAATGTTAGGGAAAAAGGATTAATAGTTGAAATGTTTGCAAatagtaatggataaatggttgaaatagttagcaaAAAATAACGAATAAATGGTTTAAACGACCAAATTCTGCCACTCCAAGTGATAGTAGTAGGAATACAAACTTGACCAAACAAACCAAAGTGTTGATAGTTCAATTGTATGAATCATGAgttcatctgacagggctgtCGACGTaatcagacaaaaaaggttgtGAACCACTGTTGTAGGTAATTTAACTGTATTGTTAAATATCTGTCCACAGGCAAACCTCTTCTTCCTGATCCCAAATTGTTGGCTGAGCGTTTCTTTAAGAGAACCAGATTTCGTCCAGAACCTCAGGGAACGAATCTGATGTTTGCTTTCATGGCCCAGCACTTCACTCATCAGTTTTTCAAGACAAACCATGAAGTCGGAAGGGCCTTCACCAAGGCTTTGGGACATGGGGTGAGACACACTGACATTCTTCCTCACAcgtaaaagacaaaacactatGAACACGCAAACAAATTCCAATTTTCACAGGGCCAGAAAGCGCAGAAAAACTGCGTGCAcaggagctaattttaacaccCCAAACCAGTGCATCACACCCACAAAATGTGTTCCATGAAAAAGGCAAAACACTCTTACACAGTTTTATACTAAAATAAGAGACTGGGTTGTGGCGCAAACTAGTGATTGGCACCTGGACTTTTTCTTCCCCTGTCAGAGAGACTACCAGAATCAGTTGTGTCAAGAGCTGGTAAAACAGGAGAAGATTGGACAAAACTGACgttttttggggctttttgaACTCTTATTTTGCTCTTTCTTTTGGAGAGCAGGACAAGCACCAATAAGGTGACCTTTTTCATGGCAACGGAAACATTCAGGACTTTCCGAGCAAACAGGATTAGTGCAGCGTGACCTTTTGAGTGACAATTGAGGGTTTTTTGGAACCAGCAGACAGCTATTTTCACGGTGCACAGAAGGAAAACAACTCAGTGGGTCAGAACAAATTCATTAGTGAGCACAGCAGCTTTGTTTTGAAATCTGAAGAAAGAGTCCACTTTCTCTACATTTTAATATGCAACACTTTAACTCTTCCAACCAAATCATTTCACAacattcacacagcagcaggaggtTGCTTGTCTGAAAAAGTAAACATGGGTCATTTTGTGCTTTTGAACAAACAACTAATAGTTTTATCCTGAGGAGGACAGTCTGTATTTAACCAATCTGTtgagaataaagaataaaagacaTGTAACCACAAATCTCTTTCCTACTTTGATTGCAAATTAGAGGTGGTAGAATGAGGCTACACTGGCACCAGTTTGTCTTGCATTATTTCCTTTACTTCAAACTTTTTAATTGCACAAAGGTTCTGATATTTGGCAGTCCAGCATTTTGGCAGTTTATAGTTGATGTGCATGTAAGTGATGCTGCTGTTACATactacagtgtttgtgttaatAAAGGCTtgtgtattttcaaaaatgcctTACTTTCCTTGTAGAGACAATGAATTGATTTTcgctcttttcttcttttaggTAGATGCTGGACATATCTATGGAGACAACCTCATGCGACAGCTTCAACTCCGACTTCACAAAGATGGAAAGCTGAAATATCAGGTGTTAAACCAACGcttacattttctgtgtaattTTAGCATTCTGATGAAATGGACATCCATGACAAGAGCAGTATAAGCATCAGAGGTTAAAGAGTGAGGTCAGATTATACAGTACTTACATTCTCCTGCTAACTGACTGACTCCATTTTTAGTTGGAAAAATGAATAAGATAATGGATGTAGTCATATTATCAGACGTGAGGTACTTAAATTTGTCTCCTGAACTTTCTGGAAAATCTCACAATATtgaaggtaccctgtggagtttttgaccactagtagtgcaCAGAGCAATGTAAATGCACATGCAAAAATGGTATGTTTAAATTTTACAAGTATGGGACTGGGACTTCATGTTACTATTTTCTGGAATGAGTCACAAGAAAGAAAGCAGACTCAGAGAAGACTTGAGTGTGTTAACACTCATGAGAGAATAAAAAGATTTGGAAAACAGTTTAGGAATCAAATACAACATCACAGTATCTGAGTAGTGATGAGAAGGCCCGGTTCTTTTCATGCACCATACCGAAGCAGGATTTTGGATTCACTTCCGCTGCGTATAGAGTTAACTCGTTCCTCTCTAAGAGTCAACTCGTTCACAAATCTAACATCACTACATCTGAGGAAATGCAGTGAATGATTCAAGAATATGCTTTCTGTCCTAATCTAAGCAAAACCTTTAAAATACTTTGCTTACAcgtgtttttgtttgttcacagTTAATTAAAGGTGAGATGTACCCCCCTACAGTATCTGAGGTTCCTGTGCAAATGGTGTATCCTAAAGGTTTCCCTCCAGAGCAGCGTCTAGTCATTGGTCATGAGTTGTTTGGCATCCTGCCGGGTCTCACCATGTATGCCACCATATGGCTCAGGGAGCATAACAGAGTCTGTGACATCTTGAAGGCAGAGCATCCCACCTGGGATGATGAGCAGCTTTTCCAGACTGCCAGACTCATTATTATTGGTGAGTTTAGTTTGACATCAACTGACAAGATCGATGACCACAACCAGATGTGAAAAAACAAGCTTTTCTATTCATTTCTATCCCTCAGGGGAGACAATCTGCATTATAATCGAAGAGTACGTGCAGCAGCTGAGTGGATACCTGCTAAAGCTGAAGTTCGATCCCTCCCTGCTCTTCAATGCGCGCTTCCAGTACAGCAACCGCATCGCTCTCGAGTTTAGCCACCTCTACCACTGGCACCCGCTGATGCCTGACAGCTTTTTAATCGATGGACATGATGTCCCGTATTCTCAGTTTATTTACAACGCCTCCC
This sequence is a window from Siniperca chuatsi isolate FFG_IHB_CAS linkage group LG5, ASM2008510v1, whole genome shotgun sequence. Protein-coding genes within it:
- the LOC122876676 gene encoding prostaglandin G/H synthase 1-like, encoding MRGFSIVSIWVLTLLLLLKSSSCAGDSGVVNPCCYYPCQNSGVCVRFGADRYECDCTRTGFYGENCSFPEVWTRVGLMLKPNPSIIHFFLTHFHWFWDLVNNSFLRDTMMKLVLTARTNFIPSLPTYNTKYGYLNWESYYNLTYYTRILPPVPEDCPLPMGTKGKPLLPDPKLLAERFFKRTRFRPEPQGTNLMFAFMAQHFTHQFFKTNHEVGRAFTKALGHGVDAGHIYGDNLMRQLQLRLHKDGKLKYQLIKGEMYPPTVSEVPVQMVYPKGFPPEQRLVIGHELFGILPGLTMYATIWLREHNRVCDILKAEHPTWDDEQLFQTARLIIIGETICIIIEEYVQQLSGYLLKLKFDPSLLFNARFQYSNRIALEFSHLYHWHPLMPDSFLIDGHDVPYSQFIYNASLLMHYGVEKLVDSFSRQPAGQIGGGHNSHENLLTVSEMVIRESRAVRVQPFNEYRKKFNLKPYTSFYEFTDDVEMARGLEELYGDIDALELYPGLMLEKARPNAIFGESMVEMGAPFSLKGLLGNPICSPEYWKPSTFGGETGFNIVKTATLKKLVCLNTKWCPYVDFHVPRNEEEAKPRKLSTEL